From one Gemmobacter sp. genomic stretch:
- a CDS encoding ATP-binding protein, translating into MGWIAARRAAGAAGGGATGAAAPGLVTGAARPRMALLGAMALGSVLAAGGAGMASWRAAITALDARLDDRLSITAHGLGSEVERLRHLPRVLGEDPRLRAALDRPADMASVADANDYLRRMRDLTGADEVYLVAPSGVTLASSNWDQPGSFVGMNYGFRPYFLQAIEHGVAYYYAIGVTTGRPGVFLSARIGPAGAPAGVAVVKMELGRMETAWARAGELTAVADADGVVFLSSVAGWRFRPLAPLDAAGLDRIGREQRYAGLPLAAAEPLPVRDRVMSRPGQGQVRLGLGTVPGTDWRLMVALPMADARMQALLVAAVTGAAGFLLSAFALAWMQRRQILRLRLEEADRLEPLVEERTRELAQEVEERRRAEAELLHTQESLIHAAKLAVLGRMSAAIVHEVGQSLSALDNNLAAAELHGARGAADRLAPALGRSRAMLRRLQGVVARLRSFGSRQVPVALGPVALGPVVATAAELVDPRARELGARLDLPQDALPMVLGDAPRLEQVLTNLILNALEASARADRPRRVAVAICPGPDAVEIRITDSGPGIPPAMQAEVMEPFVTTRAGEGLGLGLYIVQSLLEQMQGALRFDSGPAGTTAIVRLPVALARGVAA; encoded by the coding sequence ATGGGATGGATCGCAGCGCGCAGGGCCGCAGGAGCGGCAGGGGGCGGCGCCACGGGCGCGGCGGCACCCGGTCTGGTCACCGGCGCGGCCCGGCCGCGCATGGCGCTGCTGGGGGCGATGGCGCTGGGGTCGGTGCTGGCGGCCGGCGGGGCGGGCATGGCCAGCTGGCGCGCGGCGATCACCGCGCTGGATGCCCGGCTGGACGACCGCCTGTCGATCACCGCCCACGGCCTTGGGTCCGAGGTGGAGCGCCTGCGCCATCTGCCCCGTGTGCTGGGCGAGGATCCGCGCCTGCGTGCCGCCCTTGACCGGCCGGCCGACATGGCATCGGTCGCCGATGCCAACGATTACCTGCGCCGCATGCGCGACCTGACCGGCGCCGACGAGGTGTATCTGGTCGCCCCGTCGGGCGTGACGCTGGCCTCGTCGAACTGGGACCAGCCGGGCAGCTTTGTCGGCATGAACTACGGGTTCCGCCCCTATTTCCTTCAGGCGATCGAACATGGCGTGGCCTATTACTATGCCATCGGCGTCACCACCGGGCGGCCCGGCGTGTTCCTTTCGGCGCGCATCGGGCCGGCGGGGGCGCCGGCGGGGGTGGCCGTCGTCAAGATGGAACTGGGCCGGATGGAAACCGCCTGGGCGCGGGCGGGCGAGCTGACGGCGGTGGCCGATGCCGATGGGGTGGTGTTCCTGTCGTCGGTGGCGGGGTGGCGGTTCCGGCCACTGGCCCCGCTAGATGCGGCGGGGCTGGACCGGATCGGGCGGGAACAGCGCTATGCCGGCCTGCCGCTGGCTGCGGCCGAACCGCTGCCGGTCCGCGACCGGGTGATGTCGCGCCCGGGTCAGGGGCAGGTTCGGCTGGGGCTTGGCACAGTGCCGGGCACCGACTGGCGGCTGATGGTGGCCTTGCCCATGGCGGATGCGCGGATGCAGGCGCTGCTGGTCGCGGCGGTCACCGGGGCGGCGGGATTCCTGCTGTCGGCCTTTGCGCTGGCCTGGATGCAGCGCCGCCAGATCCTGCGCCTGCGGCTGGAGGAAGCCGACCGGCTGGAACCCCTGGTCGAGGAACGCACCCGCGAACTGGCGCAAGAGGTCGAGGAACGCCGCCGGGCCGAGGCGGAATTGCTGCACACCCAGGAAAGCCTGATCCATGCCGCCAAGCTGGCGGTGCTGGGCCGCATGTCGGCGGCCATCGTGCATGAGGTGGGGCAATCGCTGTCGGCGCTGGACAACAACCTTGCGGCGGCCGAACTGCATGGTGCGCGCGGCGCGGCCGACCGGCTGGCCCCGGCGCTGGGCCGGTCGCGCGCCATGCTGCGCCGGTTGCAGGGGGTCGTCGCCCGGCTGCGCAGCTTTGGCAGCCGTCAGGTGCCGGTGGCGCTGGGCCCGGTGGCGCTGGGGCCGGTGGTGGCGACGGCGGCCGAACTGGTCGATCCGCGCGCCCGCGAACTGGGCGCCCGGCTGGATCTGCCGCAGGATGCGCTGCCCATGGTGCTGGGAGATGCGCCTCGGCTGGAACAGGTGCTGACCAACCTGATCCTGAACGCGCTGGAAGCCTCGGCCCGCGCCGACCGCCCGCGCCGCGTGGCCGTTGCCATCTGCCCCGGCCCCGATGCGGTGGAAATCCGCATCACCGACAGCGGCCCCGGCATTCCCCCCGCGATGCAGGCCGAGGTGATGGAACCCTTCGTCACCACCCGGGCAGGCGAGGGGCTGGGGCTGGGCCTTTATATCGTGCAGTCGCTGCTGGAACAGATGCAGGGCGCGCTGCGGTTTGACAGCGGGCCGGCCGGCACCACCGCCATCGTGCGTCTGCCGGTGGCGCTCGCGCGCGGGGTGGCGGCATGA